The genomic segment CCAAAGACAATGATGCCAACACCATTGGGACCAAAGATCTCATAGCAAAACTCGCTTAGTTTTGTGGGATCCTTTTCACTGCCATGGATGTTGCGTTTAATTGAATCCGCACTTAAACCATGAGCTAACGCTAGTTCGACTGCCACCTTTAGCTGGGGGTTGGCATCAATGTTACTGCCACCTTTTTTGACAGCAGCAGCGATCCGCTTCGCTAACTTTTGTAGTTGCTTCGCGTTGGATTGTTGTTTTTTGTTTGTTTGACTGGCAATTAAATGCTTCCGCGGCATGAATTAAAACTCATTAGCAATTGCGTCCACTTGTTTAGCGAACATGTCCACTACTTCACTCTTACTTTTGTCCTTGTAAAGTAGCTTGGTACCATCAATGATTACACTAGCAAAACTAGCGACTCCAGCAAAACCAAACAGACCGCGTAGACTGTTGACATGATCGCCCCATGGGTATCAACCTAACGGTGCGCCTTGGGAACCCAAAACGACTACCTTGAGGTTACCCAACATTCCTGATGATGCGCCCTTAGTGACATACTTATCCTTAAAGGTTTTGTTTGCCACAAAGACATGGTCAATAAAGTTCTTTAACGTTGCGGGGTAGTTAAAGTTGGTCATTGGCGCCAAGATAATAACACCGTGCGCTGCTTTGAGCGCATCAATGTACTTATCGGAGTTTTCTACAGAAAAGAAAGTTCCAGCGTTTTGGGTGTTATAGGAAATTTGTCCCACTGGTAGTTCGTTGAGGTTCCAAGTGGAGAGCTCTACGTCCTTGTTTTTAGCTTGAAAGGTAGCTAAAAAGCGTTCTAACAATAAATGGGTGTAAGAACCACTAGGTGATACAGAAGCATCAATAATAATTACCTTCTTCATACTGAACTAATTGTTATTGTTTAAATTCTACTCAGCTTTAGTTAATTTAGCGATTAAATGATTGACTTCCGCTAATTTTTTTTGATATTCCTCTAACTTTAAAAGCTCCGCCTTAACTTTGTGCGGTGGTGCTTTTTTTAGAAAGGCAGGGTTAGTGTTAATCGCTTGACTACGTTGGACTTCCGCTAAATAAAAGCTCCGTTGTTTTTCTAAGTGGGCTAAGTTGTTGGCTGCATTGTCAACGATTTTGATTTGGAAGCCTGGAGTTTTGTTAACTTCTATCCTAAGATCGACCCAGTTAAAGTGGAAGTAGTTTTGCACTACAGGAGCAGCTTTACCACTTAAAACAACGGTTAAATTCTGGTTAGCTACTAGTTGGTTGTTGGCCTTGTAGTGGCGCAAGCTGGACACGGCTTCAACAACATCAGCAAACAGTTTCGGTGGTTTAACTGCTTTGGCAGTTGGCCAACTTGCTTGCATGACACTGCCACTGTGAAACTGTTGGTAGATCCGTTCCGCCAAGAAGGGAGTAACGGTACTTAGCATAACGACCGCCGTACTTAAAACAGTTTTAGCAGTTGTGTACAGCTGGGGTAAAAGTGCCGTGTCCTCTTGCTTAATCGTTTCAATGAAGGTATTGCAAAAATCATTTCAAATAAAGTTGACTAACGCTTGGTTGGCCAAAGCTAACTGGTACTTGTCTAATAACTTGGTGGTTTGGACAATGAGTTGTTTCAATTTAGCCCAGATCCAGCGCTCACTCAATGTAGAGGGTAAGTGAGTACTTGGTACAGTTTTGGCTTGTTCTCCTAACTGCAACACGTACTTGGTCACATTCCACAACTTGTTCAAGAAGTTAGCGGCACTCTTTAACTTCTGTTCGTTGAAGATTAAATCATCACCCGGAGTGTGATTGGAAGTTAAGAATAAGCGCGTGGCATCGGCCCCATAATCACGGATTAAGTCCATTGGGTTAATCCCGTTGTTTAGGGACTTGGACATTTTGCGGTTTTGGGCATCGCGGACTAGACCGTGAATTAACACTTGTTTAAAAGGTAACTGCTTGGTTTGAAAGTACGAGTTAAAGGTCATCCGTAAGACCCAAAAGAAGAGGATGTCATACCCGGTTACCAAAAGATCAGTTGGCACAAAGTGCTTGTTTTTGTGTCAGTCTAAACAAATTAACGGTCACAGTGATGAGGAAAATCAGGTATCGAGTACATCGGTGGACTGGGTGTAGTTTTGCTTATCAGTTGGTGCAGTACTGCCCACATGCAACGCACCACTTTGTTTATGTGTTCACACCGGAATAGGGTGACCCCAAATTAATTGGCGCGATATGCACCACGGTTTGAGCTGACTCAACCACCTTGTTACCTGTTTGTTAAAACGCTTGGGAATTAACTCGGGGTATTTCTTAATGGCGAGTGCTTTTTTGAGTTTCGGTAAATCGACAAACCACTGCTTGGATAATAACGGTTCTACGACCGTGTCACTGCGCTCGGAAAAACCAACGTTACTGGTTAGTGGCATAGTTTTCACTAGTAGTTTTTGCGTTTGTAAAAACTCGACTACCTGCTGACGTGCTGCACTTACGGTTAAACCAGTAAATTGCTTAGCGTGCTCATTTAACAAACCATTGTGGTCAATGCAACTTACAAACGGTAAACGGTACTTTTCGTTTAAGGCAAAGTCGTTAAAGTCATGGGCGGGGGTGCACTTCAACACACCGGTGCCAAACTTCTTGTCGACATAACTATCGGTGAACACTGGCATTAACGCACCAGTGAGCGGATTAACTACCTTTTGTTTGACAAAGCTGTGGTAGTGCTTGTCTTTGGGATGGACAAACAAACACACATCAACAAAGATCGTTTCTGGTCTAGTAGTTGCCACCACTAAACGTTTTTTGGGATTATTAGCTAACTTATAAGCAATGTAATACAGCTGTTGGTCAACTGGTTTATTAATGACTTCAATGTTCGAGATGGCAGTGTTTAGCTTGGTGTCCCAGTTAACCAAGGTTTCAGCTTGGTAGATAAAGCCCTGTTCAAACAACTGGATGAAACTATCGTTGACAATTTGACTCGCTTTTTTGGACAGGGTAAAGTTAACCTGGTTTCAGTTTAAGGATGCCCCTAAACTTTTGAGCTGACTTTGAATGGTGTCCCCTTGTGTTAAGGCCCAATCCATAATCATTTTGACCTTTTGTTTACGCGGCGCTTGGAAGTACTCGGGATTAGTTTCCCGTGCTAACTTTTCGTATTTGGTTTGCGTAGCAATCCCCGCATGGTCAAATCCGGGAATCCAGTTCACGCCATAACCCCGCAGTCGCTTAAAGCGCATAATTTGGTCAGTGATACTCACTTCAAAGGCATGACCAATGTGCAGCGTACCCGTTAAGTTTGGTGGGGGGAGAATGGCAGTGAAGGGTACCTTGTTTTTTTGTGGTTTAAAAAAACTAGCACTGCTTCAACTATCATAAAGACCAGTGCTCACTGTTTTGAAGTCGTATTGACCTTGAAAACTAAATTGCTTGTCCATCTGCTTTAAATAACTCAAAGATTTGTTTGTGCATTACTTGGAGGTTATACCCGGTTTTGGCACTAACAAATAAACACTTATTAGGATTGACTTTTAAAAAGTGTGCCAGTTTATTCTGGGTATGAAAGCGCTCGCTTTGGTTGAGCTTATCAAACTTATTGGCTATCACCAAAAAATTTAACCCCGTTTGGAGAATGGTTTTGACCACTTCCTGGTCCTGAACGGTCACTACACCGCTGTCAATCACTAGTACCACACCAGTTAAGTTTTGGCGAAAATTGAGGAACTGCGTTAATAAATTAGTAATTGCTTCCTTTTGCACTTTACTCAGTTTAGCAAAGCCATAACCTGGTAAATCGACAAAGCGTTTACGGTTGTATTCAAAGAAGTTTAACAGTTGTGTACGTCCCGGCGTCGCGGAAGTTTTAGCTAGCTTTTTTTGAAAAAAGGCATTAATGAGGCTTGATTTGCCGACATTACTCCGCCCCATAAAACAGACTTCCTTAACACTGTCTTGGGGACAACTCTCTAAGTCACTTG from the Mycoplasmoides pneumoniae FH genome contains:
- a CDS encoding FMN-dependent NADH-azoreductase; the encoded protein is MKKVIIIDASVSPSGSYTHLLLERFLATFQAKNKDVELSTWNLNELPVGQISYNTQNAGTFFSVENSDKYIDALKAAHGVIILAPMTNFNYPATLKNFIDHVFVANKTFKDKYVTKGASSGMLGNLKVVVLGSQGAPLGWYPWGDHVNSLRGLFGFAGVASFASVIIDGTKLLYKDKSKSEVVDMFAKQVDAIANEF
- the yihA gene encoding ribosome biogenesis GTP-binding protein YihA/YsxC; the protein is MEARFLKSASDLESCPQDSVKEVCFMGRSNVGKSSLINAFFQKKLAKTSATPGRTQLLNFFEYNRKRFVDLPGYGFAKLSKVQKEAITNLLTQFLNFRQNLTGVVLVIDSGVVTVQDQEVVKTILQTGLNFLVIANKFDKLNQSERFHTQNKLAHFLKVNPNKCLFVSAKTGYNLQVMHKQIFELFKADGQAI
- the valS gene encoding valine--tRNA ligase — translated: MDKQFSFQGQYDFKTVSTGLYDSWSSASFFKPQKNKVPFTAILPPPNLTGTLHIGHAFEVSITDQIMRFKRLRGYGVNWIPGFDHAGIATQTKYEKLARETNPEYFQAPRKQKVKMIMDWALTQGDTIQSQLKSLGASLNWNQVNFTLSKKASQIVNDSFIQLFEQGFIYQAETLVNWDTKLNTAISNIEVINKPVDQQLYYIAYKLANNPKKRLVVATTRPETIFVDVCLFVHPKDKHYHSFVKQKVVNPLTGALMPVFTDSYVDKKFGTGVLKCTPAHDFNDFALNEKYRLPFVSCIDHNGLLNEHAKQFTGLTVSAARQQVVEFLQTQKLLVKTMPLTSNVGFSERSDTVVEPLLSKQWFVDLPKLKKALAIKKYPELIPKRFNKQVTRWLSQLKPWCISRQLIWGHPIPVWTHKQSGALHVGSTAPTDKQNYTQSTDVLDTWFSSSLWPLICLDWHKNKHFVPTDLLVTGYDILFFWVLRMTFNSYFQTKQLPFKQVLIHGLVRDAQNRKMSKSLNNGINPMDLIRDYGADATRLFLTSNHTPGDDLIFNEQKLKSAANFLNKLWNVTKYVLQLGEQAKTVPSTHLPSTLSERWIWAKLKQLIVQTTKLLDKYQLALANQALVNFIWNDFCNTFIETIKQEDTALLPQLYTTAKTVLSTAVVMLSTVTPFLAERIYQQFHSGSVMQASWPTAKAVKPPKLFADVVEAVSSLRHYKANNQLVANQNLTVVLSGKAAPVVQNYFHFNWVDLRIEVNKTPGFQIKIVDNAANNLAHLEKQRSFYLAEVQRSQAINTNPAFLKKAPPHKVKAELLKLEEYQKKLAEVNHLIAKLTKAE